The genomic DNA ACAGAAAGCCAGGGTGTACTCACTGGAAGTTGGTCTTGTAGTCTGTCCCATCCACCCATTTCCAGACTCCTGTAGGATCACTGAGCCCCATCCAGGTGAATGAGGAGCCTGTATGTTCCTGGACAAAATCCTGGGACAATGAAGGGCAATGGTgacttctccccatctccttggACTAGCAGTTCTAACCTTTAGCTGTTCGTTAAAGCAGTTGAGGAGATTTGGGACGTTTATGAAAGTGCCCAGGCCCATTGGGTCTCTGAGGGTGGGGCTCAGAGGGCAGTggttttaaagctccccaggtgactgcaATGTGCAGCCAAGTGTGGTAACCATTTCCTTACAGGGGACACGTCCTTGGGGCTGAGCACCAGGGGCCCTCACCTGCTCCTCTCTGGAGTTGATGACCACGAGGTGGGCGTTCTGCAGCTGGCACTGCTTCTCAGCCTCGGGCCAGGGCTTCTTAGAGCGAGAGAACCAGTAGCAGCTGCCTTCATGCTCCAGCCAGTTAAGGGGGCAGCAGGCCCTGGCAGAGCCTAGGGGGCCgggagaggtgggggggggggcgctgaGATGCTGCCCAGTGGGACTCTGGCAGCAAAGGAGTCAGGCACGCCCCCAACACCCCTCACCATTGCTCTTGAGGGCAGCCGCCTGGCAAGTCAGGGCTGTCAGGTCTTTGGCCAGCTGCTGGACTAGGAGGCGTATTTCAGCATAATCTGGGACACACACAGGGGGGCAGTGGGGACAGTGCCCTGGGTGTGGACTCTGCTCCCTGAGTCCAGGAGGCCAGATTTCACTGCACGGGCCCCGCCTCGGaacctccctgccctccccacgcGGCATGCCCAGGTGATGGGAGCAGGGGCCTGACCTGCTTTGAGtgtctgctgctcctcctccagcttcttctCCAGGGAAAACACCTTGTCGTTCATGCTACGGGCTGGACGGGAGGGCGCTCAGCACCTCGAGGGGCTCCCCCACCTTGTCCTGGGGCTagccctcccctcccacacactCCTGCAGAGTCTCACCTGCTTGCAGTTCCTGCCTGAGATTCCCCACCCCTGCTTTCAGAGGTGTTATCGTCTTTTGCAAACTGTCACCTGGAGGACATGGGGACTCAGTGCTGCAGAGTCAGCTCgcaccccctcctccaccacaTCCCACCCCAGTCCAGAGCCCCTTCCACACCAGCCTCACCCTGGGATATCAGGGACTTGACCTGAAGCTCAGTTTGTGATGTGGAGTTGTTCAGGGTCACCAGGTCCCTCTGAAACGTGGAATCTGACGAGGTGGATGGGACAATCAGGGCGAAGATTATcaggcctgctctgtgccacaCTGAGCAGGCACTTGACACACTTTGTCTCCTTGGTTCCTCGCGACAAGCCCCACAAAGGGACAGACACTGTTGTTCTCCAGTATTGCCAATGGGCAAACCAAGGACTAGAGAGGTTCCGTAATCTGACCACATCAcccagctaataagtgacagagccagcagCCAGCCTTATCCATCTCTAACTCCGTCCCTGCCCCCACCAATGCAgcccttatttctctcttccctgcccacCCTGTGACCCTCACTTTGGAATCCGATCACACAGACGCCAACCAGCAGCAtgaggctgaggcccagggagagcagCAGGAGGCGGGAGCTGGAACAGAGTGTctgcaggaagggaggaaggaggggaggcagcCCTGCAAGAAGAGAGATGGCGTCAGGACaaggagggtcccagagagaccca from Equus quagga isolate Etosha38 unplaced genomic scaffold, UCLA_HA_Equagga_1.0 121164_RagTag, whole genome shotgun sequence includes the following:
- the LOC124232816 gene encoding C-type lectin domain family 10 member A-like isoform X2, with amino-acid sequence MPVNYENFQDSESENQSPGLRIDSTFQRDLVTLNNSTSQTELQVKSLISQGDSLQKTITPLKAGVGNLRQELQAARSMNDKVFSLEKKLEEEQQTLKADYAEIRLLVQQLAKDLTALTCQAAALKSNGSARACCPLNWLEHEGSCYWFSRSKKPWPEAEKQCQLQNAHLVVINSREEQDFVQEHTGSSFTWMGLSDPTGVWKWVDGTDYKTNFQNWSPSQPDDWDGHGLGPGEDCVHFNPDGTWNDNACQRPFHWVCETKMDKAS
- the LOC124232816 gene encoding C-type lectin domain family 10 member A-like isoform X1 — encoded protein: MPVNYENFQDSESENQSPGLRIGLPPLLPPFLQTLCSSSRLLLLSLGLSLMLLVGVCVIGFQNSTFQRDLVTLNNSTSQTELQVKSLISQGDSLQKTITPLKAGVGNLRQELQAARSMNDKVFSLEKKLEEEQQTLKADYAEIRLLVQQLAKDLTALTCQAAALKSNGSARACCPLNWLEHEGSCYWFSRSKKPWPEAEKQCQLQNAHLVVINSREEQDFVQEHTGSSFTWMGLSDPTGVWKWVDGTDYKTNFQNWSPSQPDDWDGHGLGPGEDCVHFNPDGTWNDNACQRPFHWVCETKMDKAS